A single genomic interval of Prosthecodimorpha staleyi harbors:
- a CDS encoding potassium transporter Kup — MDHRSRTASMSTTENNQSQPATVPDAPAAEAHAHPGFLALMLGSIGVVYGDIGTSPLYALREAVVAGSAGGAPVRDTVLGILSLIIWALTIVVTLKYVVILLRADNEGEGGTLSLLALAQRAMGKPSRLVLAFGIVGAGLFFGDALITPAISVLSAVEGLKLVTAAFDPYVLPLTIAIIIALFLIQSRGTAAVAGWFGPITLVWFVLLAVGGARHIADDPGILAAFDPRRAVAYLIHGGATGFYVLGAVFLAVTGAEALYADLGHFGRRPIQTAWIVVAFPCLALNYLGQGALILAEPDALENPFFRLYPDWALIPVVILATAATIIASQAVITGAFSLTRQAIQLKLLPRMEVLHTSESHAGQIYLPQVNAFLLVGVIVLCLLFGSSSRLATAYGIAVTGTMVVTASLAIVVAWKHWRWPLAAAVLLMAPFLAIDFIFMAANLLKVVEGGYVSLTVAAIMFAVMATWVRGTDIIAAKARRDDVPLDLLLGQLDRKTTMPIVPGTAVFLTAEKDLAPVSLLHSLKHYKALHEKNVILTIAVAGKPRVPESERVRLEPLVGRFSRVTMTFGYMEEPNVPAALALCRKAGWKPDIMATSFFLSRRSIRPAARSEMPRWQDHLFILLARNAANATDYFRIPTGRVVEIGTQVLI, encoded by the coding sequence ATGGATCATCGATCCAGGACCGCATCCATGTCGACCACGGAAAACAATCAGTCCCAGCCGGCGACGGTGCCCGACGCCCCAGCCGCGGAGGCCCACGCCCATCCGGGCTTCCTCGCGCTGATGCTCGGCTCGATCGGCGTCGTCTACGGCGACATCGGCACCAGCCCGCTCTATGCCCTGCGCGAGGCGGTGGTTGCCGGCTCGGCCGGCGGCGCGCCGGTGCGCGACACCGTGCTGGGGATCCTGTCGCTGATCATCTGGGCGCTGACCATCGTGGTGACGCTCAAATATGTCGTCATCCTGCTTCGGGCCGACAACGAGGGCGAAGGCGGCACGCTCTCGCTGCTGGCGCTCGCCCAGCGCGCCATGGGCAAGCCGAGCCGGCTGGTACTGGCCTTCGGCATCGTCGGCGCCGGCCTCTTCTTCGGCGACGCGCTGATCACCCCGGCCATCTCGGTGCTCTCCGCCGTGGAGGGGCTGAAGCTGGTCACCGCGGCCTTCGACCCCTATGTCCTGCCGCTGACCATCGCGATCATCATCGCCCTGTTCCTGATCCAGAGCCGCGGCACGGCGGCGGTGGCCGGCTGGTTCGGCCCGATCACGCTGGTCTGGTTCGTCCTGCTGGCGGTCGGCGGCGCGCGGCACATCGCCGACGATCCCGGCATCCTGGCCGCCTTCGATCCGCGCCGCGCGGTCGCCTACCTGATCCATGGCGGCGCGACCGGCTTCTATGTGCTCGGCGCGGTCTTCCTGGCCGTCACCGGCGCGGAGGCGCTCTATGCCGATCTCGGCCATTTCGGCCGCCGGCCGATCCAGACCGCCTGGATCGTGGTCGCCTTCCCGTGTCTGGCGCTGAACTATCTCGGTCAGGGCGCGCTGATCCTGGCCGAGCCCGATGCGCTCGAGAACCCGTTCTTCCGGCTCTATCCGGACTGGGCGCTGATCCCGGTCGTGATCCTGGCGACCGCGGCAACCATCATTGCCTCGCAGGCGGTGATCACCGGCGCCTTCTCGCTGACCCGGCAGGCGATCCAGCTGAAGCTCTTGCCGCGCATGGAGGTGCTGCACACCTCCGAATCCCATGCTGGCCAGATCTACCTGCCGCAGGTCAACGCCTTCCTGCTGGTCGGCGTGATCGTGCTCTGCCTGCTGTTCGGCTCGTCGAGCCGGCTCGCCACCGCCTATGGCATCGCCGTGACCGGCACCATGGTGGTGACCGCCTCGCTCGCCATCGTGGTCGCCTGGAAGCACTGGCGCTGGCCGCTCGCCGCTGCTGTCCTGCTGATGGCTCCGTTCCTGGCGATCGACTTCATCTTCATGGCCGCCAACCTGCTGAAGGTGGTCGAGGGCGGCTACGTCTCGCTGACCGTGGCGGCGATCATGTTCGCCGTCATGGCCACCTGGGTGCGCGGCACCGACATCATCGCCGCCAAGGCGCGGCGCGACGACGTGCCGCTCGACCTGCTGCTCGGCCAGCTCGACCGCAAGACGACCATGCCGATCGTGCCCGGCACCGCGGTCTTCTTGACCGCCGAGAAGGACCTCGCCCCGGTCTCGCTGCTGCACAGCCTGAAGCATTACAAGGCGCTGCACGAGAAGAACGTCATCCTGACGATCGCGGTCGCCGGCAAGCCGCGCGTGCCGGAGAGCGAGCGCGTGCGCCTGGAACCGCTCGTCGGCCGCTTCAGCCGGGTCACGATGACGTTCGGCTATATGGAGGAGCCGAACGTCCCCGCCGCGCTGGCGCTCTGCCGCAAGGCGGGCTGGAAGCCGGACATCATGGCGACCTCGTTCTTCCTGTCGCGCCGCTCGATCCGGCCGGCCGCACGCAGCGAGATGCCGCGCTGGCAGGACCATCTCTTCATCCTGCTCGCCCGCAACGCCGCCAATGCGACCGACTATTTCCGCATCCCGACCGGCCGCGTCGTCGAGATCGGCACGCAGGTGCTGATCTGA